One Syngnathus acus chromosome 13, fSynAcu1.2, whole genome shotgun sequence genomic window carries:
- the slc6a4a gene encoding solute carrier family 6 member 4a has translation METKDLMMTSMLTKDERESEAERGKESQEVKAEEEGTQDENCRLMLADGLAERGPKTPTPGQQVSNGFTTSTPQSAKEGAGLSAAYSAGSTSGPAGGSGSAAPLGGLRTLVVQQTSLDRPRETWSKKMDFLLSVIGYAVDLGNVWRFPYICYQNGGGAFLLPYLLMAVFGGVPLFYMELALGQFHRNGCISIWKHICPIFKGIGFAICIIALYIAFYYNTIMAWALYYLLSSFQSTLPWTTCSNSWNTGNCHSYMSTDSNISWSNLSTSPAEEFYTRHVLQVHLSSGLHQLGSVSWQLALCLLFIFTIVYFSIWKGVKTSGKVVWVTATFPYVVLLVLLVRGATLPGAWRGVVFYLKPDWEKLLSTTVWIDAAAQIFFSLGPGFGVLLAYASYNPFHNNCYKDALITSSVNCLTSFLSGFVIFTVLGYMAEMRQQDVDTVAKDAGPSLLFIIYAEAIANMPAATFFAIIFFLMIIMLGLDSTFAGLEGVVTAMLDEFPNVLVKRRERFVFGLVCVCYLGALSTLTYGGAFVVKLFEEYATGPAVITVVLLEVVAVSWFYGTTRFCNDIQLMLGFYPGCFWRICWVAICPIFLLFIIISFLAFPPEVKLFDYQYPPWTTALGYSIGVSSLICVPAYMVYHLINAKGTFKQRLSKSITPEPSNDQHRGFIVTNAV, from the exons ATGGAGACAAAAGATCTGATGATGACCagcatgttgacaaaggacgagcgGGAGAGCGAGGCCGAGCGAGGAAAGGAGAGCCAGGAGGTGAAGGCAGAAGAGGAGGGCACGCAGGATGAAAACTGTCGACTGATGCTGGCCGACGGTCTTGCGGAGAGAGGACCCAAGACTCCGACTCCTGGTCAGCAGGTGTCCAACGGCTTCACTACGTCCACCCCTCAGAGCGCCAAAGAGGGAGCGGGCCTTTCCGCAGCTTACTCCGCAGGTTCGACCTCAGGGCCCGCAGGCGGCTCTGGATCCGCCGCCCCGCTGGGAGGTCTCAGGACTCTGGTGGTCCAACAAACCAGCTTGGATCGgccgagggaaacttggagcAAGAAGATGGACTTCTTGCTCTCTGTGATTGGCTACGCGGTGGACCTGGGAAATGTGTGGCGTTTCCCGTACATCTGCTACCAAAATGGAGGAG GTGCCTTTTTACTTCCCTACCTGTTGATGGCGGTGTTTGGAGGTGTGCCGCTCTTCTACATGGAGCTGGCTCTCGGCCAGTTTCACCGCAATGGCTGCATCTCCATCTGGAAACATATCTGCCCCATCTTCAAAG GTATCGGCTTTGCTATCTGCATCATAGCCCTCTACATTGCCTTCTATTACAACACCATCATGGCGTGGGCCTTGTACTACCTGTTGTCGTCGTTCCAGTCCACCCTCCCCTGGACCACCTGCTCCAATAGCTGGAACACGGGCAACTGTCACAGCTACATGTCCACCGACAGTAATATTTCGTGGTCCAACTTGTCCACCTCACCCGCCGAGGAGTTCTATAC TCGACACGTTTTGCAGGTGCACCTCTCTTCGGGTCTGCACCAGCTCGGTTCGGTCAGCTGGCAGTTAGCCCTTTGTTTGCTCTTCATCTTCACCATTGTCTACTTCAGCATCTGGAAGGGAGTCAAAACATCTGGGAAG gtGGTCTGGGTGACAGCAACTTTTCCTTATGTGGTGCTCCTGGTGCTCCTCGTCCGTGGGGCCACTCTACCCGGGGCCTGGAGGGGTGTGGTGTTTTATCTCAAACCTGATTGGGAGAAACTGCTCAGTACTACC GTATGGATCGATGCTGCAGCTCAGATCTTCTTCTCACTGGGTCCAGGCTTTGGGGTTCTCCTTGCTTATGCCAGCTACAACCCGTTTCACAACAACTGCTATAA GGATGCTTTGATCACCAGCTCGGTGAACTGCCTAACCAGCTTTCTGTCTGGCTTTGTGATTTTTACTGTGCTGGGCTACATGGCTGAGATGAGGCAGCAGGATGTTGATACTGTTGCTAAGGATGCCG GACCCAGTCTGCTTTTTATCATTTATGCCGAAGCCATTGCGAACATGCCAGCTGCAACCTTCTTTGCcatcatcttcttcctcatgATCATTATGTTGGGTCTGGATAGCACA TTTGCCGGTTTGGAGGGTGTGGTCACCGCCATGCTTGACGAGTTCCCCAATGTCCTGGTTAAGAGACGAGAGCGTTTTGTCTTTGGTCTCGTTTGCGTCTGCTACCTCGGGGCGCTCTCCACCCTCACATAT GGAGGAGCTTTTGTGGTGAAGTTGTTTGAGGAGTATGCCACGGGCCCTGCCGTTATCACTGTGGTGCTGCTTGAAGTCGTCGCAGTTTCCTGGTTCTATG GCACCACCCGATTCTGCAACGACATCCAGCTCATGCTTGGGTTCTACCCGGGATGCTTTTGGAGGATCTGCTGGGTCGCCATCTGCCCCATCTTTCTTCTG TTCATTATCATCAGCTTCTTGGCCTTCCCGCCTGAGGTCAAGTTGTTTGACTACCAATATCCACCTTGGACCACGGCCCTTGGCTACAGTATTGGGGTGTCCTCATTAATCTGTGTGCCTGCTTACATGGTCTACCACTTAATCAATGCCAAGGGCACATTCAAACAG CGTTTATCAAAGAGCATCACTCCAGAGCCCAGCAATGACCAACACAGAGGCTTCATTGTCACCAATGCAGTGTGA